In one Mucilaginibacter ginsenosidivorax genomic region, the following are encoded:
- a CDS encoding phosphatidylinositol-specific phospholipase C/glycerophosphodiester phosphodiesterase family protein encodes MRTAIFCPKHLKLLFLSLLIFIGHNAYPQIPAISNGFAHNDYWHKRPLYDALDNGFTNIEADVYLRNNKLIVAHIFPFLKKQRTLERLYLAPLMECINGTNKEIKCPTYPLTLMIDIKSDGAKTYEALQLLLEKYKPILSGYDNGIYTQRQVTVVITGHRPYGLIKAQNSRMAFIDEDLMQVKQDTVSRNLYQTASCKYSHLLKWDGKGDFSPFERQRLRMYVLLAHKFGKKVRLWASPENEVVWRELLNCGVDLINTDRLVELKNFLQAGTKSYAKVD; translated from the coding sequence ATGCGAACAGCAATTTTTTGCCCTAAGCACCTTAAGTTATTGTTCCTGAGCCTGCTGATCTTTATCGGCCATAATGCCTACCCCCAAATCCCCGCCATCTCTAACGGTTTTGCCCACAATGACTACTGGCATAAACGCCCTTTGTACGATGCTTTGGATAACGGTTTTACAAACATTGAGGCCGATGTATACTTAAGGAACAATAAACTCATTGTGGCGCATATCTTCCCTTTTTTAAAAAAACAAAGGACCCTGGAGCGCCTGTACCTGGCCCCCCTGATGGAATGTATCAACGGCACCAATAAAGAGATCAAATGCCCTACCTATCCGTTAACGCTCATGATCGACATAAAATCCGATGGCGCCAAAACCTACGAAGCATTACAACTGCTACTTGAAAAGTATAAACCAATCCTCTCGGGTTACGACAATGGCATTTACACCCAGCGGCAGGTAACCGTTGTTATCACCGGCCATCGCCCGTACGGCTTGATTAAAGCTCAAAACAGCAGGATGGCTTTTATTGACGAAGATTTGATGCAGGTAAAACAGGATACCGTTTCAAGAAATTTATATCAAACTGCAAGCTGCAAATACTCACATCTGTTAAAATGGGATGGCAAAGGCGATTTTTCGCCTTTCGAAAGGCAACGCCTGCGTATGTATGTGCTGCTGGCCCACAAATTTGGCAAAAAAGTGAGGCTTTGGGCTTCGCCAGAGAACGAAGTGGTATGGCGCGAATTACTAAACTGCGGCGTAGACCTCATTAATACCGATAGACTGGTTGAACTTAAAAACTTTTTACAGGCAGGCACTAAAAGCTATGCAAAAGTTGATTGA
- a CDS encoding UDP-N-acetyl glucosamine 2-epimerase, whose translation MKKILFITGSINQTTQMHQIANELPEFDCWFSQLFTDNALLNHLLAKTPIFNGTVLSRKFRLKSERYLYQNALQVDFMAQKNQYDLVVYCTDMIVPRRMRQFKTIWLQEGMIDRYTLWSKIVHTLRLPSTMCGNTSLNGASNICDVYCAASERYKQQFAAKGTNINKIVVTGIPNYDNQKQHLNNDFPHRDYVMVATTDMRETFRIENRVAFIKNAVKIAAGRPLLFKLHPNENFARAEREIRKHAPANTMIYKDGNTAHMIANCCELITQYSTVVYTGIALGKKVHSWFDINELQELAPLQNEGTSAKTIAALCREYLNHNGNKKSFDPQLAIYKHLVSGQQQQELTNQQIANW comes from the coding sequence ATGAAGAAAATATTATTCATTACTGGTTCAATTAACCAAACAACCCAAATGCACCAGATTGCAAATGAGTTGCCCGAATTTGACTGCTGGTTTAGCCAGCTGTTTACCGATAATGCTCTTTTAAACCACCTGCTTGCCAAAACCCCCATTTTTAATGGCACGGTGTTATCGCGCAAATTCAGGTTAAAATCTGAAAGGTATTTATATCAAAACGCATTACAGGTTGATTTTATGGCCCAAAAAAACCAGTACGACCTGGTAGTGTACTGCACCGATATGATTGTGCCCAGGCGTATGCGTCAGTTCAAAACCATTTGGCTACAAGAAGGCATGATAGACCGCTATACCTTATGGAGTAAAATAGTGCACACCCTGCGGCTGCCATCAACCATGTGTGGCAACACATCGCTAAACGGGGCATCCAATATATGCGATGTCTATTGCGCGGCATCTGAACGTTATAAGCAACAGTTTGCCGCCAAAGGCACCAATATTAACAAAATAGTTGTAACCGGCATACCCAACTATGATAACCAGAAGCAGCATTTAAATAATGATTTCCCCCACCGCGATTATGTAATGGTGGCTACCACCGATATGCGCGAAACCTTCCGGATAGAGAATAGGGTGGCATTTATTAAAAATGCTGTTAAAATAGCGGCAGGCAGGCCGCTGCTTTTCAAACTTCATCCAAATGAGAATTTTGCCAGGGCCGAAAGGGAGATCCGCAAACATGCACCGGCAAACACGATGATCTATAAAGACGGTAATACCGCCCACATGATAGCCAATTGCTGCGAATTAATTACGCAGTATTCCACCGTGGTATATACCGGCATTGCACTAGGCAAAAAAGTACATTCCTGGTTTGATATTAACGAACTGCAGGAGCTTGCGCCATTGCAAAACGAAGGAACATCGGCCAAAACAATTGCCGCGCTTTGCCGCGAATACTTAAACCACAACGGGAATAAAAAGAGTTTCGATCCGCAGCTGGCTATTTACAAACACCTGGTTAGCGGACAGCAGCAGCAGGAGTTAACCAACCAACAGATAGCAAACTGGTAA
- a CDS encoding cytidylyltransferase domain-containing protein, translating to MTEKIVIIVQARMASSRLPGKVMLPILGKSLLARMIERLQMMQHKADIIIATSENEEDDVIVKEALELNIPSYRGSLGNLLDRHYQAARRFKADIVLKIPSDCPLIDPRIIDQVLEYFFANRGKYDYVSNLHPATWPDGNDVEVMTMACLKQAWENAGRPLELEHTTPYIWENPLIFSIGNVSWKTGLDYSMSHRFTIDYPEDYYFIEKVYSELYPICHQFSCQDILNLLNRKPEIMQINTQYAGVNWYRHHLDELQTILPDQTKKAPKENSQQFEQSEA from the coding sequence ATGACAGAAAAAATTGTAATTATAGTACAGGCCCGCATGGCATCAAGCCGTTTGCCGGGCAAAGTAATGCTGCCCATATTGGGCAAAAGCCTTTTGGCCCGCATGATTGAAAGGCTGCAAATGATGCAGCACAAAGCCGATATCATCATTGCTACATCCGAGAATGAGGAGGACGATGTTATAGTCAAAGAAGCTTTGGAATTGAATATCCCCAGCTATCGCGGCAGCCTGGGCAATTTACTGGATAGGCACTACCAGGCCGCACGCCGGTTTAAAGCCGACATTGTGTTAAAGATCCCATCTGACTGCCCACTGATAGACCCACGAATTATAGACCAGGTACTGGAGTATTTTTTTGCCAACCGCGGCAAATACGATTATGTGAGCAACCTGCACCCGGCCACCTGGCCCGATGGTAATGATGTAGAAGTAATGACCATGGCCTGCCTTAAACAAGCCTGGGAAAACGCCGGCCGCCCGCTGGAGCTGGAGCATACCACGCCATACATCTGGGAAAACCCGCTCATTTTTAGCATAGGTAATGTAAGCTGGAAAACAGGTTTGGATTATTCCATGTCGCACAGGTTTACCATTGATTACCCCGAGGATTATTACTTTATCGAAAAAGTATATAGCGAACTATATCCTATCTGCCACCAGTTTTCCTGCCAGGATATTCTTAACCTGCTTAACCGCAAGCCCGAAATAATGCAGATCAATACACAGTATGCGGGTGTAAACTGGTACCGCCATCACCTGGATGAGCTGCAAACCATTTTACCCGATCAAACCAAAAAAGCACCGAAAGAAAACTCACAACAATTTGAACAAAGTGAAGCATAA
- a CDS encoding transketolase, protein MKHNTPNINEEELTAIALNVREHIIRMSTDGGCFTGASLSAVDLIVYLYTRFLNINKDNLDHPDRDYLFLSKGHDVPALYGTFAELGLLDKDRLKNHLSLNDHIYWHPNTHIPGIEFHSGSLGHLPSVAIGVALDLKISGGNNKVVCILGDGELNEGTCWEAVLVANAYKLDNLIFVVDRNQFQANVRTEDLIPLEPLADKFRAFGAAVKRIDGHNFIDLHHAFSAYPFEEGKLNVVIADTVRGKGLPSIEERADRWFCNFTADEIDQLLLELYGDQNTLLTSETLVVR, encoded by the coding sequence GTGAAGCATAATACCCCAAACATCAACGAGGAGGAGTTAACGGCTATTGCCTTAAACGTACGCGAACACATTATACGCATGTCGACAGATGGCGGATGCTTTACCGGCGCATCGCTATCGGCCGTTGATTTGATAGTTTATTTATATACCCGTTTTTTAAATATCAACAAGGATAATCTTGACCATCCCGACAGGGACTACCTGTTCCTGTCTAAAGGGCATGATGTACCTGCCTTATACGGCACCTTTGCCGAGTTAGGTTTGTTGGATAAGGACCGGCTTAAAAATCACCTGTCCCTTAACGATCATATTTACTGGCACCCCAATACCCACATCCCCGGTATCGAATTTCATTCCGGTTCGTTGGGTCATTTACCTTCTGTGGCCATTGGTGTAGCGCTTGATCTTAAAATAAGCGGCGGCAACAATAAAGTTGTGTGCATTTTGGGCGACGGCGAATTAAATGAAGGTACATGCTGGGAGGCTGTATTGGTAGCCAATGCCTATAAGCTGGATAATTTGATCTTCGTGGTCGACCGTAACCAATTCCAGGCCAATGTACGCACCGAAGACCTAATTCCGCTGGAGCCACTCGCCGATAAATTCCGGGCCTTTGGCGCTGCCGTAAAACGAATAGACGGGCATAACTTTATTGATTTGCACCACGCTTTTAGCGCTTATCCTTTTGAAGAAGGAAAACTAAACGTAGTAATTGCCGATACCGTACGCGGCAAAGGCCTGCCCAGCATTGAAGAGCGGGCCGACCGCTGGTTTTGCAATTTTACCGCCGATGAAATAGACCAATTATTACTTGAGCTATACGGCGACCAGAACACCCTATTAACATCAGAAACTTTGGTAGTAAGATAA
- a CDS encoding transketolase family protein has product MTYEELLTETALANEQVIVMTAENRALVRNLPGILGKRFIDTGITEQTMIGAAAGLALRGRIPVVHALAAFLTMRAFEFVRTDLGIPKLPVKLSGFIPGLLSDGNGPTHQAIEDISIMRGIPNVTVFAPADEDDLVKMLPQIWSSAHPAYTRINTRKTWYDHEPFVLGKAEVIAEGCDVTILTYGLLFEQALIAADMLREEGLSVGLINMRSLKPVDEQAILQACAQSSLVVTLEDHFITGGLYSIVAEVLLKNQTTAKVLPIALNNKWFRPALLPDVLQHEGFTGKQIAERILGYQTVHHQPEILTPEFSE; this is encoded by the coding sequence ATGACCTACGAAGAATTATTAACAGAAACGGCATTGGCCAACGAGCAGGTTATAGTGATGACTGCCGAAAACCGCGCACTGGTGCGCAACCTGCCTGGGATATTGGGCAAGCGTTTTATTGATACCGGCATTACCGAGCAAACCATGATAGGTGCTGCCGCCGGTTTGGCTTTGCGTGGCCGCATCCCGGTGGTGCATGCCCTTGCCGCGTTTTTAACCATGCGCGCGTTTGAATTTGTACGTACCGATTTAGGCATACCCAAGCTGCCGGTTAAGCTGAGCGGTTTTATCCCCGGCCTTTTATCAGATGGTAACGGCCCTACCCACCAGGCTATTGAGGATATATCGATTATGCGTGGCATCCCCAATGTAACCGTATTTGCTCCTGCAGATGAGGATGACCTGGTAAAAATGTTACCACAAATATGGAGCAGCGCCCATCCGGCCTATACCCGTATTAATACCCGTAAAACCTGGTACGATCATGAGCCTTTTGTTTTGGGTAAGGCCGAAGTTATAGCCGAGGGATGCGATGTTACCATATTAACCTACGGCTTATTATTTGAACAGGCACTTATAGCAGCTGACATGTTGCGTGAAGAAGGCCTTTCTGTAGGCTTGATAAATATGCGTAGCCTTAAACCGGTTGACGAGCAGGCTATACTGCAAGCCTGTGCACAAAGCAGCCTGGTGGTTACACTCGAAGATCATTTTATAACCGGCGGCTTGTACAGCATTGTGGCCGAGGTATTATTAAAAAACCAAACCACAGCAAAAGTGCTGCCCATCGCCTTAAACAATAAATGGTTCAGGCCTGCATTATTGCCTGACGTTTTGCAGCATGAAGGCTTTACAGGCAAGCAAATTGCCGAACGGATTTTGGGCTACCAAACTGTTCACCACCAACCAGAGATTTTAACACCTGAATTTTCAGAATAA
- a CDS encoding aminotransferase class III-fold pyridoxal phosphate-dependent enzyme: MANKIALNNNFPDISQSDSLYQRALKVQKPVTQTLAKGPGQFTNGVAPKYIVKGKGSHVWDADDNEYIDLNSAIGPISLGYAYPAVDEAIRRQLEDGITFSLMHPLEVELSELVQQVVPNAEAVKISKTGADVCSAAVRVARAFTGRDKIFCCGYHGWHDWYIGITSRNAGVPEAIQDLTYTFEYNDIESVKAALDETVAAVILEPFIFEAPKPGYLQQLAEVCKANGTLLIFDEMWTGFRVAVGGAQEYFGVKADLAVFSKACANGMPIALLTGRADVMELFNSEVFSYTTFGGEALSLAACIATINELRHKNVPLYLDAHGALLKDGYNRAAIETGMDKYTRCVGFNCRSMVTFTPEAGNALEVKTLMQQEMIKRGVLWAGFHNMCYSHSTEDINYILAAYREVLPIVKGAIESGGVKSYLKGEVLEAVFRKVSNYNIKPKSVIAG, from the coding sequence ATGGCTAATAAAATAGCGCTCAACAATAATTTCCCCGATATCAGCCAATCTGATAGCCTATACCAACGCGCTTTAAAAGTACAAAAACCCGTTACGCAAACCCTGGCCAAAGGCCCTGGCCAGTTTACGAATGGCGTGGCACCTAAATATATTGTAAAAGGCAAAGGATCGCACGTGTGGGATGCGGATGATAACGAATATATCGACCTTAACTCGGCCATAGGCCCTATCTCGTTGGGCTACGCCTACCCTGCCGTTGACGAAGCTATCCGCAGGCAACTGGAAGATGGCATTACCTTTTCATTGATGCATCCGCTGGAGGTTGAATTGAGCGAATTGGTACAGCAAGTAGTACCTAATGCCGAAGCCGTTAAAATTAGTAAAACCGGTGCCGATGTATGTTCGGCAGCCGTGCGTGTGGCACGTGCTTTTACCGGCCGCGATAAAATATTTTGCTGTGGATACCACGGCTGGCACGATTGGTATATAGGCATAACCAGCCGCAACGCCGGCGTGCCCGAAGCCATACAGGATTTAACCTATACTTTTGAGTATAATGACATTGAATCGGTAAAAGCCGCCCTGGATGAAACCGTGGCTGCGGTAATACTGGAGCCCTTTATTTTTGAAGCTCCAAAACCCGGTTATCTGCAGCAACTGGCCGAGGTATGCAAAGCCAATGGCACATTATTGATATTTGATGAAATGTGGACAGGCTTCCGCGTGGCCGTTGGCGGCGCGCAGGAATATTTTGGCGTTAAGGCCGATCTGGCCGTGTTTTCAAAAGCCTGCGCCAATGGGATGCCTATTGCTTTACTAACCGGCCGGGCCGATGTAATGGAGCTATTTAACTCGGAAGTGTTTAGTTATACTACGTTTGGCGGCGAGGCGCTATCGTTAGCAGCGTGCATAGCAACTATTAACGAATTACGCCATAAAAATGTACCGCTTTATTTAGATGCACATGGGGCATTGTTAAAAGATGGGTATAACCGTGCGGCAATTGAAACCGGCATGGATAAATATACCCGCTGTGTGGGCTTTAACTGCCGCAGCATGGTAACTTTTACCCCCGAAGCAGGCAATGCCTTAGAGGTTAAAACCCTGATGCAGCAGGAAATGATAAAACGCGGCGTGCTGTGGGCCGGCTTCCATAATATGTGCTACAGCCACAGTACCGAAGATATTAACTACATTCTTGCAGCATATCGTGAAGTGCTGCCAATTGTGAAAGGGGCTATAGAAAGCGGCGGCGTTAAAAGCTATTTAAAAGGCGAAGTATTGGAAGCTGTTTTCCGCAAGGTGAGCAACTATAACATTAAACCTAAAAGCGTTATAGCCGGCTAA
- a CDS encoding SDR family oxidoreductase, with the protein MTNLFSLNQKTAVVTGALGLIGKKHCEALAAAGANVVVTDMDAQAAQTFAQQLGENHLGLGVDVTSKQSLIDALNAILNKYDGLDILVNNAAINDKFEDPAMAKELSAFENYPLEAFQRSLNVNVTGVFLSSQILGTHMALQGSGSIINIASTYGMVGPDQTIYRNAAGEQTFYKSAAYPVTKGAIINFTRFLAAYWGHTGVRVNTLSPGGVENGQTEDFISNYSAKTLLGRMAKASDYQGSLIFLASEASAYMTGANLVVDGGWTAI; encoded by the coding sequence ATGACAAACCTTTTTTCATTAAATCAAAAAACGGCTGTAGTTACAGGCGCACTCGGCCTTATTGGCAAAAAACATTGCGAAGCGCTGGCAGCAGCCGGCGCCAATGTGGTAGTAACCGATATGGATGCCCAAGCCGCGCAAACTTTTGCGCAACAATTGGGCGAAAACCATTTAGGCTTAGGTGTAGATGTTACCAGCAAGCAATCGCTGATTGACGCGCTAAATGCTATACTGAACAAATACGACGGGCTTGATATCCTGGTGAACAACGCAGCCATAAATGATAAGTTTGAAGACCCGGCAATGGCCAAAGAACTTTCGGCATTTGAAAACTATCCGCTGGAGGCTTTTCAACGTTCATTAAATGTAAACGTAACAGGAGTGTTTTTAAGCTCGCAGATATTGGGTACGCATATGGCTTTACAGGGCAGCGGCAGTATCATTAATATTGCAAGCACCTACGGAATGGTAGGCCCCGATCAAACGATATACCGTAACGCCGCGGGCGAGCAGACATTTTATAAATCGGCGGCTTACCCGGTAACTAAGGGGGCTATTATTAACTTTACCCGCTTTTTGGCAGCTTACTGGGGGCATACTGGGGTAAGGGTAAACACGCTATCGCCGGGTGGGGTCGAGAACGGGCAAACGGAAGATTTTATAAGTAATTACTCGGCAAAAACTTTATTAGGCCGCATGGCCAAAGCATCTGATTACCAGGGTTCGCTTATATTCCTGGCCAGCGAGGCTTCGGCTTATATGACGGGCGCAAACCTGGTAGTTGACGGAGGATGGACAGCAATTTAG
- a CDS encoding sterol desaturase family protein, whose amino-acid sequence MPLDKVYTITTIILACWVIFIIAWERISPYRKGLPFFREGFWVDLVWYTLIQSYFLKILIFSYIIAPLQQHFNLSGWSAVGSWPLAVQVLFFVVTHDLYIYLFHRFQHSNKVFWRIHEAHHSGKEVDFLAGSRSHFMEIVINQTIEFAPIILLGANPMVVPIKALIDAMYGMFIHANIKVKFGKWKYIFNTPELHLWHHANYQEVFHANFATKLSVWDYLFGTVYDPGHAPGNNPENWGLYYDYPKDYFLQHAFSVKRFDEQKLLKYSWFKWYYTLRPRLISWLKKRLPAKYNDPVIDLQPTPLSIKQVSTEDNLIQQN is encoded by the coding sequence ATGCCGCTTGACAAAGTATACACCATAACAACCATTATCCTTGCCTGCTGGGTGATTTTCATCATCGCCTGGGAACGGATATCGCCCTACCGTAAAGGCCTTCCATTTTTCAGGGAAGGGTTCTGGGTCGATTTGGTTTGGTATACGTTGATACAAAGCTATTTTTTGAAGATCCTGATTTTCAGCTATATCATTGCACCGCTACAGCAGCATTTCAATCTATCGGGTTGGAGTGCTGTTGGCAGCTGGCCGCTGGCTGTTCAGGTGTTGTTTTTTGTGGTAACGCATGACTTATACATCTACCTTTTCCATCGTTTCCAGCACTCCAATAAAGTATTCTGGCGCATTCATGAAGCGCACCACTCGGGTAAAGAGGTTGATTTTTTAGCCGGATCGCGGTCACACTTTATGGAGATTGTGATTAACCAGACCATCGAGTTTGCCCCCATCATTTTGTTAGGGGCAAACCCTATGGTAGTGCCCATCAAGGCACTGATAGATGCCATGTACGGGATGTTTATTCATGCCAATATTAAAGTAAAATTTGGCAAGTGGAAGTACATTTTTAACACCCCCGAATTACATTTATGGCACCATGCCAATTACCAGGAAGTTTTTCATGCTAACTTTGCTACCAAGCTATCTGTATGGGATTACCTGTTTGGCACCGTGTATGACCCTGGCCACGCGCCGGGCAACAATCCTGAAAACTGGGGGCTTTATTATGATTACCCAAAGGATTACTTTTTACAGCATGCCTTCAGCGTAAAGCGTTTCGACGAGCAAAAACTGCTTAAATATTCCTGGTTTAAATGGTATTATACCCTTCGCCCGAGGTTGATTAGCTGGCTTAAAAAAAGGCTGCCGGCTAAATACAATGACCCTGTAATTGATTTGCAGCCAACACCCCTATCTATAAAACAAGTATCAACCGAAGATAACCTCATACAACAAAACTAA